One Clostridium estertheticum DNA segment encodes these proteins:
- a CDS encoding magnesium transporter CorA family protein has product MLSIYSSAENRQLSKLENIEPGCWINMIDPSDEELIFVSKKTNVPMDFLRAALDEEETSRIDIDDCTLIIVDIPFTDMDDNSLTYDTYPLSMIHTDKVIITVCLKNSKILSDFTERKVGSFFTFKRSRFMLQILYRIANYYLIYLRQIDKKSYMVEKQLHKSLKNKELLQLLALEKSLVYFSTSLKANELTLEKMLKLDILEKYEDDNDVLEDVIIENRQAIEMCTIYSNILSGTMGAYASVISNNLNIVMKLLAAITIVMAVPNMVSGLYGMNVAGIPFATNAFGFWYVVALICFIGVFAIYYLNKKDMF; this is encoded by the coding sequence ATGCTTTCAATATATAGCAGTGCAGAAAATAGACAATTGTCAAAGCTAGAAAATATAGAGCCAGGTTGTTGGATTAATATGATAGATCCCTCGGATGAAGAATTAATATTCGTATCAAAAAAGACCAATGTGCCTATGGATTTTTTAAGGGCTGCTTTGGACGAAGAGGAAACCTCTCGTATTGACATAGATGATTGCACATTAATTATTGTGGATATTCCTTTTACAGACATGGATGATAATTCACTAACTTATGATACGTACCCTTTATCTATGATCCATACTGATAAAGTTATAATCACAGTATGTTTAAAAAATAGCAAAATATTATCAGATTTCACTGAAAGAAAGGTTGGCTCCTTCTTTACTTTTAAGCGTTCAAGATTTATGCTTCAAATCTTATATAGAATTGCTAATTATTATTTAATATACTTAAGACAAATCGATAAGAAAAGCTATATGGTAGAGAAACAGTTACATAAATCTTTAAAGAATAAAGAGCTTCTCCAGCTACTGGCCCTGGAAAAATCGCTTGTGTACTTTTCTACTTCTTTAAAAGCAAATGAACTCACCTTAGAAAAAATGCTTAAACTAGACATTCTTGAAAAGTATGAAGACGATAATGACGTACTCGAGGATGTTATTATAGAAAACAGGCAGGCTATAGAGATGTGTACTATTTATAGTAATATTTTAAGTGGTACTATGGGTGCCTACGCTTCTGTTATATCAAATAACCTTAATATAGTAATGAAGCTTCTCGCAGCCATTACTATAGTTATGGCTGTGCCTAATATGGTTTCCGGACTATATGGTATGAATGTAGCAGGAATACCCTTTGCTACAAACGCCTTTGGCTTTTGGTATGTAGTAGCACTAATTTGTTTTATCGGAGTATTTGCTATTTATTACTTAAATAAAAAAGATATGTTTTGA
- a CDS encoding SLAP domain-containing protein encodes MKKDDTVIISEKEAVRIDLHLNEYDKGVMSDFQKEFLNEELAELPPLEDGQVSINGIYTFDMGDKIEVSVYLRNGLSKQINFDKVPLVIINQKGEVLAKQIMEMHDFGILPPLSARPYKIYFDKANVFVDTIPMDDWKIQFEKSISAINTVKVELEELPENMDRDLKNSFTKFLNNLPLIRSGDVNIEVFKTLKCMDNSISIVFLILNGCDKIVKLERLPILIVDEKDEVVAKGVFDIENVNVNPHKAKVYDFTITEDYIVNKDYDISNCKVYFKA; translated from the coding sequence ATGAAAAAAGATGATACTGTAATAATATCAGAAAAGGAAGCAGTAAGAATAGATCTGCATCTTAATGAATATGATAAAGGGGTTATGTCTGATTTCCAAAAGGAATTTTTGAATGAGGAGTTAGCTGAGCTTCCACCACTGGAAGATGGACAAGTATCTATCAATGGTATATACACCTTTGATATGGGAGATAAAATTGAGGTTAGTGTTTATTTAAGAAATGGATTATCAAAGCAAATTAATTTCGACAAAGTTCCACTAGTAATTATAAACCAAAAGGGTGAGGTGCTAGCAAAGCAAATTATGGAAATGCATGATTTTGGAATATTACCTCCACTTTCTGCAAGACCATACAAAATTTACTTTGATAAGGCAAACGTATTTGTTGATACAATTCCAATGGATGATTGGAAAATACAATTTGAAAAATCTATTAGTGCTATAAATACTGTAAAGGTTGAGCTGGAAGAGTTACCTGAAAATATGGACCGTGATTTAAAAAATAGCTTTACAAAATTCTTAAATAACTTACCTTTAATTAGATCTGGAGATGTTAATATTGAGGTGTTTAAAACTTTAAAGTGCATGGATAATTCTATTTCTATAGTTTTCTTAATTCTTAATGGTTGCGATAAAATTGTAAAATTAGAGAGGCTTCCAATATTAATTGTTGATGAAAAAGATGAAGTAGTTGCTAAGGGAGTATTTGATATTGAGAATGTAAATGTAAATCCTCATAAAGCGAAAGTTTATGATTTTACGATCACAGAAGATTATATTGTTAATAAGGATTATGATATAAGTAACTGCAAAGTATATTTTAAAGCATAG
- a CDS encoding sulfite exporter TauE/SafE family protein, protein MDIIQFLKDLFMLKFVPELGMNASYGLLFVLGLLTSFHCLGMCGGIVISQTIEKEEAEDNGVNTAVNKKAWFIPSVSYNVGRVLAYTLVGGVVGGLGQIVSFSGIWKGIIPILGGLFMIIMGINLLGIFPTLRKLNIRMPYFAARKIKGNNKYTPLYIGLLTGLMPCGPLQIVQLYALGTRSVFYGALSMFVFSLGTVPMLFGIGAFSTLINKKYTKQILKLSSVFVIILGFIMVSRGFALSGMKSMPTMSSKTAISQNEEISHIEGTNQLVSTSIKSDSYPPIIVQKGIPVRWTINVKAENLNNCNKSIIIKAFKLEKDLIVGENIVEFIPEKEGDIVYTCWMGMIKSKITVVDDLSKVSK, encoded by the coding sequence ATGGATATAATTCAATTTTTAAAAGATCTATTTATGCTCAAGTTTGTTCCAGAACTTGGCATGAATGCAAGCTACGGATTACTGTTTGTACTTGGCCTATTAACATCTTTTCATTGCTTAGGGATGTGTGGTGGCATTGTTATCTCCCAAACAATAGAAAAAGAAGAAGCAGAAGATAACGGGGTAAACACAGCAGTTAATAAGAAAGCTTGGTTTATTCCTTCCGTATCATATAATGTGGGACGGGTTCTTGCCTACACCTTGGTAGGAGGTGTTGTTGGAGGTCTTGGTCAAATAGTCAGTTTTTCTGGTATTTGGAAAGGTATTATTCCTATTTTAGGTGGATTATTTATGATAATCATGGGGATTAATCTTCTTGGAATTTTCCCCACATTACGTAAACTAAATATTCGTATGCCATATTTTGCAGCAAGAAAAATTAAAGGTAACAATAAGTATACCCCACTATACATTGGCCTATTAACAGGACTTATGCCATGTGGACCACTTCAAATCGTTCAATTGTACGCTCTAGGCACCAGAAGTGTTTTTTATGGAGCATTGTCTATGTTTGTCTTTTCTTTAGGAACCGTACCCATGTTATTTGGCATAGGTGCCTTCAGCACCCTAATCAATAAAAAATATACTAAACAAATATTAAAACTCAGCTCAGTTTTTGTTATTATTCTAGGCTTTATTATGGTTAGTAGAGGTTTTGCACTATCAGGGATGAAATCGATGCCAACAATGAGTTCAAAAACAGCAATCTCTCAAAATGAAGAGATCTCTCATATTGAAGGAACCAATCAATTGGTTTCAACCTCAATAAAATCCGATAGCTATCCTCCAATAATTGTTCAAAAGGGCATCCCAGTAAGATGGACAATCAATGTAAAGGCTGAAAACTTAAATAATTGTAATAAGTCTATTATTATTAAAGCATTTAAGCTTGAAAAAGATCTTATTGTTGGAGAAAACATTGTGGAGTTTATACCTGAAAAGGAAGGGGATATTGTCTATACCTGCTGGATGGGTATGATTAAAAGTAAAATTACAGTGGTTGATGATTTAAGCAAAGTAAGTAAATAA